The window tttagcacCCAATATGGAACCAAAATCACCATACCgtcaaaaaaaagaagataaaaggtGTTCTTCCCATGGTTTTGAAAAAATGGATTTGGAATCAGTCCATTTGACTTGAGAATTCATTGAACTTTGATTCCAATTAACCCCAATTTACATGTGCTGAGCATCGTTTAAAAAATTCGGATCTGTTCAGATCAGAATCAGCCGCCACCAAACTCAATTTcagcttatcaaaaaaaaaaagacaaccaattctttctttgaaaataaataaataaagataatatatatatctcaGATCTCCACCATGACAATAATGGCTCAATTACGGTAGGTTAAGAAATGGACACTTGTCATTATATGTGCCCATACCGACAATCTTCTGAAAACTTAAAACGCATCGCCAGTGGTATGCGCTATGCACTGGAGAATCTAATTGGTTCTCAAATCATCATTCTCAAAAGCCTTCATACACTACCACTCATTTGCAATACAAGGACCCCCACTGCCCTCCTTTCCCAATTTTCAATGATTAAAGAGAATCCTTGGAGTAATCAATCCCCACTGTTTTCCCTATACAGTATACACCTCTGAAATCTTTAAGACCCCATTTCTTTATTACCAGGAAATCAAAACTATTGATCCAGTTAAACTATTTAAATTCGACGATTAGATCAAACAGTGATGAACACATCTCATATATCCAGAAAGGCACACCTATTCCATGTAAAACTTAAATGAAGATTTGGGCTTTAAAACAAGGAGACGAGGACAAGTACGGAgttcagattgaaggaaattGCAAGAAAGTTTCAGTTCAGCATAACTGGTTCCACAGAAGACACCTACCTACCTACCTTCCTCTATAtccaaaacacacacacacacacacacacacacacagtgaCACAGGCAAATGTGCATCCTATGATATGAGACCATCCATCTTGCCAATTTCATTACTAAGATCTTCTCTTTCCAAGTAATTCAATTCTGTTCATCATCACATTCTTGTAGCCAATGGATATAAACATGCTTAACTTCCAATAATATTCACTGTACAAATATAAATTATGTGAATTCAAAAGCCAAGATGTCTGTTATAATACAAGAATTGCCATCAGGGCATATCCCCATTGACTTGCGTCAGACAAACTGCCCCGAAGCATGAACCAAGCTCATTTTAGCCAAGCCCCACTACTTGCGGGAACACACTATACATTGATCGGAATGGCAATGACATAGGAAGTTTTAGCTCCATTCTGTCAACTTCAATGCTTGCCATTAGTGTAAGTGTCCTTCCACTTCTGTCACTGCAAAATCCCCGTCTCATCATTGGCAACTACAGCCATGAATTAAGGAAAGTCCTTGATTAGGCTGCAAGTTTTTTGCCATTTCTCCAAGAATTGGAATGCAACCCACTGATATCTTCTAATGGGCAAGTCAAATTAGTGTCATCCTGCACTCAATCCCTGATTAAGACAAGAGATCCACAATACCAAGGTTTCAACAATTAACCAATCAACTGGAATCCTCCCAACTTACTCTCTTCCAGTTACTTGAGTCATGTAGCAGCCTTAACAGCAAATAGTTGCATCTGTGTCAAAACAGGCAGGTGTGCTTGGTGAAACACTGGCAACTCAAAAATTCCACGGTATCCAACATATAACTTTGTAGAgattcaaaatatcatttcACTCCACTTTCCATAACCTTCACCACAGTAAGATCATGTTGGGGGCCACCACAAGCAGGCATGACACATTCCATTGCTTAATCAGTGATGGAATGGAACATGACTTTTCCTGTGAATTTTTCAACCCTAAATGGATTCACGTTTCATCCTCAAAAATTCATGAAGAATCTTTGAAGTTCAGCAACCCCACCCTTACTCTCTTTATCATGAACACAAGTCAACCACTGCCTCAGATTTACTTGAACTGATCAAGGATAAAGTTTGAAATCAACCGCATGTGAAAAGACTCCCAACAATCAACGAACATCAGAAGCCTGCTCCAGCCATCTCAGAAACCCTTTTGACATTCTTCAGGAAGAATTAATCAAGGAATCCAGGAAATCAGATACCATTGCAGAGGGATGGCAATAATCCTCTCCCAAGTAATGCCTATGGAACTTTAGCATTTTCTCGTGCAATCCTGCATTCTTCAATACGTACACGAAGATCCTCATAGGCTCGCACAGAATTGGCAGTGAACTTCTCCATGGCATCAAAGATCTGTTTCAGACCAGACTGCAAACTACTAATATTGCTCATGTTACTCTGACGCACAATATGCTCAGGCGCAAGGACAACAGTGCCCTGCCTGGAAACCATAACTATTTTCTTATCTAGAGCCTGCATCTCCTTCTGCATCTTCTGCTCTTCCCTCTCCAAGGACTTAACCTTACTCTCCATATCTCCAGTTGTCATCATCTTCCGGCACAGATCTATATTATGCCTCAAGCCCAGTGCAAAAGCCAGCATGGCATCAACTACCTCCTTCTCTGAAATTCTCTCCATGGCTTGTGACCATTGGTTACAAATCACAAAAACAGGAGGTGCACCTATCCTACCTGGAGAAAAGGGAACTATTCCATCAGGTGTTTCTTCTGGTTCATAAAAAATACATTTCAGAAGCCAGCAGTTCAAGGCTGTGATATAGCCCTTCTGGGCACCAATCCAGTTACAGAAACTAGAAATCCAATTAAGAACTTCATGTTCAAGCTGCATCGCAGCTTCAAGATGAGCAATGCCAAACTTTCTACTAGATACAATGGCATCTAAATTTTTTGCTTCTGTTATAGCTTGGCACTGAATCCGATGGCATTCAAGCATAAGTTTCCACATTCTAACTAACCTGAAACATAAAAGAAGATACGGATTACTTTCAAAAGTTCAATGTACAAACATCAGCcgagaaggaaataaaaaatacataaaaggaTGCAAACTATAACCATCTTCTAAGCCCCTATCTTCTTAAAAcaattgtcatcatcatcatttacaTTATTCAAGCTATCTGGTTCTTCACCAAGAATAAATCAGGTAAGCTTtaactcatttttctttttcaaggtgGAATGCTTAAAAGGTCCAGAAGAAATAACATATTTACAAGGTTAAACATGTATGTGTGGGACACAGTATGAAGGGGGAAAAGCTTATTCATTCAGTGCCTGCGGTGAGGCGCAACCCGCAACAAGCGAAGGGGGAAAGCTTGATTGCTGTAGCCCTATTTTAGGAGACTAGGCTTGGTAAAGTAAACTATTTAAATAGGCTCGCTGATTCACTCATCAGAAGAGTACACACTTCTACCAACATATGTAGAAAGGCCTGCATTTTCTTATACAACTTTACAGGGATATGACCGCAAAattttctaaataaataaataactttaaacaataaaaagaaattaatccaaatccaaaaggtTGTCCAACATATATAATtggaaaaggagaaacacatTCCTCACACAAAATCAGGtctatcaaaaaaatttgttataGCAAATAATGGACCACTGGTTCATCCAAAGACTCGTGGTAAAAGGAAACAGGAAAGGTTCTCAAAGATAAGAAGTGATGTGCtgatcaaaccaaaagaacatACAATCATTCACCTAGCAACTCCCTGCTAAGAAAAAATGAATATCCACCTTTCCAGCCTAAGGTTGCCTTTTAGACTTCCATCTAAGTGTTCAACTGGAAGGGGTAAGCACATAATAGACTAATCCTTACTCCCAACTATAAGCTACCAATATTTAAGTGACTAGCACAATTGTACAACTGAGAATCTTAGAAAAATGTCCTCTCCACCACATCAAGAAGAAGCGCCATAGATTTCCAATAAACTGCCCTTGTTACGTAGTAATTTTTAACAGAAACACAATTATTTTCTAATCTTCTAAGTGTACATCGCATAATATTACCAAACAAAAAGCCAGTGAATACAAGCCCTGTCCTGGAAACATCTATGCCACATTGATAGGCTTGCCACTGAAAAGAGTTAAGACACATTACCAACACATTTTATATAGTCTACGAGGTGTTACAGTGTCCAACCCTGAACAACCTACTTAATATCCCTAACAGATCAAATTCGTTTTAGGAAAGGGTTCTCTCCATGGTGAAGGCTTTATTCCATGTGACAGCTCAATTGGCATTCAAGCTCAGTTGGACATGTCCAACGACTTCACCCCAGTGAGGTGGGATTTGATGCCAAGACTTAGTTACAACCAGCCGAGGTCCTTACCAGCTGCTGTGCGGCTGTGCTCCGTAAAAAGAACCAAATGTAATAATGCTAAAGAAAAAGCTCACCTTATCACAGTGACAAAGGTTTCAAAAGAGGCTATCTACTGAACtctatcaaattaaaaaaacaaatgacaataaaaaaaaaaaaaaaagaggatctcTATATTATAAAGCAATATCTCTGGAGTCTCaccagaaaagagagagagagagagagagggttcgtTAAGACACCCAAAATTCACATACCCATGAATTAATTCATTAATCTGAGGCCACAACTCTTCATCCCTCAACTTATTTATCGTGACTGATATCTTATCAACAACCTGAATTGCAATTCTTATTTTGGTAGATAAAGTCCTGACTAGTGTTTGTGTGGAGTCAACTTTGTGAGCCTCAGCACCCTTCTCATCCAATCTCTTGAGTCGCTGGCGCTTCCTATCATGTAATACCCGCATTTTTTCCTCAGCCTGTAGAAGCAAAAGTTGGAAGTGCATTAGCAAATGATTTAACAATCTTAAGCAGTGAACCAGATATGTGAAGAGACGAAGAAAACTATTATAGCGCCAGACTACAAACTTGGATGGTCTCAACAAATCAACCTTGATGCACTTTGGAAACATATAGTGGAAGCCTTGCGAAACGGCTTTAAAACCGTTGAAGTTGACATAATCAActgataaaaattttaaaagaaaaaggcagAAAAGCAAGTACTCCTGATGTTGTATCAATTCCAGCCAATGAGCACATGAAAAGAACGAATACAAGATAGCTATTCGCATGGTAAAGACAGGTTAAAAAACAATCGAGACAGTTAAAGTTGTAACCACATCTAATCACATTCCTCTGGGCAGTAAGAAAGATTAGAGCGGCAATGAAACACTCCAATCCAATCAATCTCCTTTTCAGTTTAGAAATTCAGTCCCTAACCGAGTATCTAGACTTCTCTCTTTGACATGCAAAATCAAGTAGATTTGACGTCTACTCCAAAATTTTCTAATGTAAggaatttataattttaaatgGTTCATGGAGATAATTaaatggtggtggaggtgacacccccccccccccaNNNNNNNNNNNNNNNNNNNNacacacacacacaaaaaaaaaacctccaaccaaaaaaaaaaatcaggcgAGATATGATGTCCATATGCCAACCAACATGAGGAGGCTTTATGTACTAGAATATGTAATAGAATGTACATAGAAGAATTACAATTCTTTGCACCCTCTTATAAATGACACTCATGGGAGAAAAATATTGCATTCACTATGTGAGTACTACTTATATGCAATTGCTAGTCTACCTCGGCAAAACAAATTCGAAGCACATTGGCACAATGAAGGTttttgatggagggccggtaggggtagggaagaatccctgaggggaactcagagttgcaggggaggggaGAAATTGCACTGAGGAAGGGGGGGAAGGAGAACCGCTCACACACGCCCGCAGGCTTCACAAATACTCAATTCATATCTTCTTCAATCTGTCCTCTAATTAAACGATTACATGtatttaaatagtaaaagaaacccaacattaaaaggaaacctactctaatttgaaaattcaaagtACTTGGAAACTAATCCTAGTAGCTATTACCTACCTAAGTTACCgaaataaaagattgcaggaaaataaaaataaaatcctaaaagatcctactGGTCAAAGACTCAATATGGATTTGATTCATGCTCGCTGGATACatagatgggtatggatcgctccatgggtgagtatctacatcaattccctcgatgttgagaaaaacttgtcCACGAGCTTTGTAGAACGGAAGAATCAACACCAACCGATCAGCATGCATCCTTATCTGTATGAAGTCACCACTGAAACCAAGATCAAATGATATGAAATCCACGACGCGAAGTTTATTGACGAAGTAGTGACTcgggaaaataaaatcgatcggttCACTGAAGAGATCAACCGATTTAAAATTTTCCACAAGTGGATCTTCAACTTCCAGTGGagccatctcatcttctacccCCGAtgattcatcttctggttcgtcTACCTGTTGCTCTACAactgagatcacatagttgaaggtagaaTGTATACAACCAGATGTGACTAATGTTAGGTCTTTGATGTCCAATGTTAGGTCTTTGATATACTTGCAGTGTTGTTGCATCTTATCGAGCTTCTCTTGTACCAGTTGCATCTGCTAACGaatatccaataaaagatctAGATCCATCGATCAAGTTTTGCTATTCAGAATAACTATGGACCCACTATGACAAGGGAACACTTAAGGCAAAAGGGTTAATGGCAAGAGAGTAATTAAATGGAAGATTGGAACAAATGGTAGAATGGTAAATAGGTGGAAGTCCTTTAGTGAGTGGCACAATTGTAAATATGGGGAGTTTTACTCTAAACACAAAGAAGGTCACGTATGGGTGGGGGCAAACTTGGAAGCTTaagaaattaaaacaaataGAGATAAGAGAGAAAGGTAGGGGTAAATaggcaaagaagaaaataaataaagaggaaatcGATTAAATGGGGTGGGATTTAATCACCGACAAAACAGGAGTGAAGAAACCCAGTGGGGTTCTTCTCTGTCAAAGCAAAAATGGGCTGGCCTACATCGCTACAACAGAGGAGAGCCAACgagaggaagagggaagaattCCAGGGCATCGGCAACCAAGTACAATTCTctctgtttctatttcttcactcttcttttcttcttcttcttgctctttcttctctccttcttcttcttctgtttttctgTTTCCGTCTCTTattctattctttcttcttcttctggttgctattgctactgctactgctactgctgctgcttctcttcgatttctctttttctttttctttttctttttttcactttctgctggcagaaagaaaaagagagatggtGGGAGTCTGCTGGTTGGGAATCGAAGGGAGGAGACAAGGGAGGGATTAGGGCTGGAGTTTCAGCAGGCTTTtgggattttatatttttttcttatttggaaCCCCAGTGACAGGGAACCGATAGGGATTTGGGGCTGGGGGCCGGGGCCGGGATTTGAAAGAAAGGGTTCAGGTACTGCTTTGGCTTCTCAGTTTGGGCAACAgagaactctttttttttttttgcctattcTCAGTCACGGTAGAACCAAAACAGAGAATAGGAAGGGAAGAAAGGAGATGGGAGAAGGAatgggatccttcggctctgataccacttgatggagggccggaaggggtagggaagaattccctgagatGGGTCTTAGAATtgcaagggagaaggagaaaacGCACTAAGcaaggggggaagaagaatcacacacagccctcaggctctcaacactcaaaactcaattcatattttctattctCTAATTTACTCAATCGGTTACATGgcataaatagtaaaagaaattcaatatgaaaggaaacctactctaatttggaaaactcaaatcaattggaaactaaatcctagcaGCTATCATCTCCCTaagttaccaaaataaaagattgcaagagaataaaataaaatcctaaaagatcctactGGTCAAAGACTCAACATGGGTCTGGTTCATCGCTCCAGATGGATATGGGTCACTCCATGGGTGCGTATCTACATCAGTTTTGGGGGTTTGGGGGGAGGCATACAAACAATCAGGATTAGAGAGAGACCCATATATTAATTCTTCAATAAATTTTCCACTGAGAATTTGATCACaaaactctttttattttctatgttgATCTTGCCATGCATACTTTTCTTTACTAAGCAGAAGATCATTGTTTTCAGCTGCCATACCTCTAGTGTAGCCATCAAACTActtccccctcccttttttattGTGTTGGTGTTGTTGTCCCTGCTTATGcctctttaattttctttttagtgCCCCCTCGCTTTGTTCAAAGGCCCTTGCATCCTTTTCATTATTTGATTCAGAGGGGAGCCAACCCCTTTCCTAAGCTGAGATGTGTAATTTACTTGAGTAACTCAGGaagcccaaaagaaaaaatgcccAGAAGGGAAAGGGTCTCCCTATTGTATGGCAATATCAGGGTGTGAAGTCCTAGTACTGGGTAATCGGTTTCGATGTGCTTGGATAACCGTCGCATTATCATGCCTAGGAAGTtcggggggaggggagaaggaTTTGACATCCCTTAAATCACCAACACCAAATCAACATCCCAAATTATTCAGGCTGCATTTGgttgccaagaaaagaaaagaaaaaataatctagaaaagaaaagaaaaaattatttcctAATATTTGGTtagaatggaaaagaaaagcaaaaaaaaaataagaaaaaaaaaacccccatacAATTCCGTCTCTGCCCCGTTCattgtttcttcctttttcttattcAACATAATGTCTGTTTCATATCTATCAAGGCAAGTGATTGATTGAATGATCAATGACTCGATGTATTAGGACTTGGGAGGTGATAAAAAGAACTGCAGAGAGAAAGGTATGTGTATTCGCCATTGACGAAACAAAAGAGAAGCTCAAGCTCGAGTGCAAGACGGCACCACTACAACTCACGGCTCCAAAGAAGAGAAACATTGAGAAGGCCGACAAAGAAGGGCTTGGAGGATGGTGAGGTGTTGCCCTCGCTTTCCTTCTCTACTTGtctctctctccacctctcactctctctgattctttccttttctcccccctctGTTTCTCTCGTTTGACCCTTTGTTTTGGCCTTCAAGAGTCTTGAGTGGTGTTTCTATGAGGATTCGTTGAAGGTGCTTCCATTGAAGACGATGGATGAAGAATCAAAACCAAAGGAGGAGCATGAAGTGACAGAGCAGAATGGAAGGGAGCATTGGGACAGCATTTCTCGTTCTTCACAAGACACAaacaaaaaggataaaaaatagggatttAATTGCCTCGAGAGTCTGGGATTGGGATAATGGCAATGGAGCTCggtaagaaaaaaatggatgttggctttgcctctcTCGCCACctatctttttccccttctatttttctccctctcctagCATGTTCCTATCTGCTACTCCCTATTTGTATGCATCAACTTCAACATCATTCCTATCGTGATCTTTTTGGTAGCTCCTGCATCTGCTCCTCCCACAGAATTTCCTAGCGAGAAAACTAGGAAACACACTTTTTTCATTGTGAGGGTGAGACTTTTTTTATGGTGGCGTGAGAAAATTTTGATGTTTTCGagataattttcaaattttaaattaagaatctTCCATTGCTCTAGTGTGTGGGAAGTGCAGGGAAAATTATGAGACTTGGGAAAACCTTACAAAACGTGTacaatcttcttttcttctcttctcttgataTCCAAACACAGCCTCAAATAAAAATCTTCCATTTCCAAGTCAAACATCCCAAATCCTTCCAATAAGCCATAACTTACCTTATATATGCCTTTTAAACGGGTCCTAATAGTTCCAATTCCAGTTCCATCCGTTTCCAAATTGGTCGTTCGGTTCTAGAACCATTGGGAAATCGATCCCAAAACCGACTCATCCCGTTTTATTAATGAGACAGTCTGGTTCCATATTTTAGCATGGCAATTCCTGGTTCCGGCCTCAGATTGAATCCCTTACCATAATATTCAGAATAGATTATGTGAATTGCTGATTCATGAATCTGTTTATGTACCCTTTAAGCTAAACCACATTAAGGTCACAAatctattcaaattttgaaaataatggACTCTCAGACAACATAATTCATGTGCAAATTTTGTCCATCATTTGAGAGCTTACCCAAAGACCAAGATCACATTGAACTTGAATATACATTCAAAAATAAGCCTACCGAAAAGGTCATTTGTCTTTCATCACATAACAAAGATAATGTCCCAAAATATAGAGCATGAATCACCAGAACTGCTTCGAACGGATTATAACTTTTAACAGACACTGTAGATCTTAATCAATATGAAAATTGAAAAGGAAGAACATAACAGAACTGGGtgtaaatagaaacaaaaatacTTCCAGAGAAAGAAGAATACATCAATAGCCCAGCAGAATGTGGTGTAAATCATTTACTATACCTTAACTTGAGAAGAAAGCGTAATTCACAAATCCAGTAGCACTGATCAAGGAACAGCAAACCATACCTTAACTTCATCATAGAGTTTCTTTTCCCAAATGTAAAGCTTTTGCAAAGTAGAAGACAGACTTGTTGACCTCGTCCCCGTGTCCTCACCAAATTCCAAGTAAGCAGAACCAGAGGATGATGGCTCAGAGCTCTTAGAAGTGGAAGGCTGTGAAGATGCTGCTCCCGATAGAGAAGGCGTAATCACATGCAACATCTTGGAGGAAACTGCTTCAGAAAGAGAGCAACATTAAAAGATGCAGTAGATCAAGCAAAACTCGATTGCAATTAAGCATGAGCAAGTGAGCAGGAAACCATCGAGAGAGTTCCGGCGATCCATGTACCAGGATGTGAACAGCCTACACTAGCTACCAAAACAAGAAATACTGGCAAAGCAATAGCAGATCAAGATGGTCCGGGAACAGTTTAAGTAGTTTGTGACCCAGAgataaagaaggaagaagtCCGGGCGAGGGGGGAAGCAAGGGGGGTCAACCTGTTTTATTAATGGGAATATGAACCTGTCGCATGTAAATCGGATTCAATGTGTTCACGAATCCCAGAACAGGTCTTGAAATTTGATCAAGAAAAGAACGATGGGAAGGCGAAGGACTCTCATACCTTGATAAACTGCATTTTTCTTGTGATAAGGAAGCTTTCCAGCCTCGAGCATACTGGAAAGCTCAGTGCCGGACTCTGCAGCTTTCTCAAACTGAATCTTGATTTCCGCCACAACCTCTGATGCACCACGCAAGCGAACACGGGCCTTATATGTAGCCACATTGCTCTGATCCTCAGGGCGCTCTTCGTTAACGACTACATTCTTGTCGACCAAATGAACATCATACTCCACCCCCTTCTCCACTGATGAGACACTGGGCCTCGTTTGGTAATGTGAGGCCTCCCCATCATCATTTCCGCTTTCATCCTCGTCATCGTCATCGGTGACCTTCTTGGCACCGCCATCAACGAACTTATGGTCGCCATGGACTTCTTTGACAACTTCCTGGAAATCCTCTTCCTCCAAATCAGGaatcccttcttcctctctcaaTTCCTTGGAGTCGCGGCTGGGAGTGTACGGAGGGTAGTACCTCTCAACAGTTTCAAAAGGGTTCAAGAAATCCCAAGGGGAGTTCCTCGGCGGCGAAGGCGGAGGCGGAGGAGGTTTGGAAGACGATGCGGACGACGACAGTGCAGCCATAGGCGGCGAAGGAGAAGAACCACTACCGTAGGGGACGGACGACGAACCGAAGAAACCGTCATAGTTAGAGTAAGAGCCGTAGGGAGGAGGGGCAGGGTTACGGTTAGGATAGGGGTAAGGATAGTAAGAGGAAGAAGATCCGTCCATACGTACGATG is drawn from Macadamia integrifolia cultivar HAES 741 chromosome 7, SCU_Mint_v3, whole genome shotgun sequence and contains these coding sequences:
- the LOC122083528 gene encoding protein ALTERED PHOSPHATE STARVATION RESPONSE 1, with amino-acid sequence MGCASSKVDDLPAVVLCRERCHFLEEAIRQRYAFSDAHLAYIHSLKGIGVSLHRVFDQDLDNSTFSPSSPVLPLPAQRKGDPVAAVQAQPSTAAVAAAAPTPALARDSNSNSGSHIHFHSESDDDDDSGSLHHHSGHSSPLHQDYHPTHEVHPDYQLDQGIMGSPFPGGFMNMNYMRNRPTPSVSYEQRPMSPDIVRMDGSSSSYYPYPYPNRNPAPPPYGSYSNYDGFFGSSSVPYGSGSSPSPPMAALSSSASSSKPPPPPPSPPRNSPWDFLNPFETVERYYPPYTPSRDSKELREEEGIPDLEEEDFQEVVKEVHGDHKFVDGGAKKVTDDDDEDESGNDDGEASHYQTRPSVSSVEKGVEYDVHLVDKNVVVNEERPEDQSNVATYKARVRLRGASEVVAEIKIQFEKAAESGTELSSMLEAGKLPYHKKNAVYQVSSKMLHVITPSLSGAASSQPSTSKSSEPSSSGSAYLEFGEDTGTRSTSLSSTLQKLYIWEKKLYDEVKAEEKMRVLHDRKRQRLKRLDEKGAEAHKVDSTQTLVRTLSTKIRIAIQVVDKISVTINKLRDEELWPQINELIHGLVRMWKLMLECHRIQCQAITEAKNLDAIVSSRKFGIAHLEAAMQLEHEVLNWISSFCNWIGAQKGYITALNCWLLKCIFYEPEETPDGIVPFSPGRIGAPPVFVICNQWSQAMERISEKEVVDAMLAFALGLRHNIDLCRKMMTTGDMESKVKSLEREEQKMQKEMQALDKKIVMVSRQGTVVLAPEHIVRQSNMSNISSLQSGLKQIFDAMEKFTANSVRAYEDLRVRIEECRIARENAKVP